Genomic segment of Ficedula albicollis isolate OC2 chromosome 3, FicAlb1.5, whole genome shotgun sequence:
GAAGATCTCACAGTTGTCCTTTAACAGGTTGAAAAGTGAGCCCAGACACTCCACTTGCAGGTTCCTGGCAGCCTGAACTCTGCATTTTCATGTGTGTAAGGAGGCTTTTAGGCCTTTGACAGCAATACGTGGGCCTGAAAGTCGGAGTTGAAAGTGTCTGTGTTTCTCAGGCAAGTGTGAAAAACACCGACAGTGAGCCCCTGCTTAATCATTTAAGTTATTTTGactaaaaataatctgaaaatactttttcacgCTTTAACAATGtctattttgttatttttcttttgtttctcgTTCCAGGCTCTAGGcatttaaagttttaaattcaTGGACTTCATATTTTACAATGCCTTGCGCAAAACTTAATCCCACGGTACACTCTGTCAATCTGGGGACTCTATAACTCTTTGAAGGGTCAGAGCTTCAGTTTAAAGGATGAGAACAGGACTGTGGTCTTGAGGGTGGATTAAGACAATGCTCAGGGCTAGGTAAGGAAATGTGGCATAAACATAGCCACATGTGATAGTCCTTGGAGCTATCTTAAGGAGGTATCCAGGTCTTCCTGGCTTTCTCTGCAAGTGGGCTGCATAGGAGCATTGGCCAGTATACATTTAAAGCATATATAAGTAACAATGACAGGGAGGTGAAGTCCTGTCCGTAGAGGTGAACAGGACTTCAAAAAACTTAGTGGGGAGACCTTTTCTTTGTTGggtcttttcctctttcctgtcCTCCAAGACTGTggcagaaatgaagaaaaaagggaaagaaagagttCTTACAGTGCAGTTATTCTTGTCTAGTGGTTCCTGGACAGTCACATTTACATCTATTTGCTGCTGCTGCGTTGTATACTTGTTCCCACCGAggttttccctgctccttcctgtgacaacacttctcttttttttcatcctcctcccttctgctttccctgttgTGCAGCCACAGATgttgggcagaggagagagagtgTGGTGTACTGCAGTCCTTGCcatgggatgggctgggatgggataaaGTGGCTGTTTGCAGAGATTAGTGACttctgagagagagaggaaagctCAAGTAGGCCTCTACTGTGGGAAACAGATCTTGAAAGGCAGTGCTTGACCTCTGGAGCAGTTGGACTAATGCAGACTGACTCCACTGGCCTTCTTCACCACGTGTGAAAATACCTGCTTCAACTGATGTCCATCCACACCACATTTGGTGTGCATGCTCATCTTTTAGGTAGCTTTGCAAATACAGGCCCTTCCTCTTCAAGAATGGATGATGGTCTGTATTTTACTTCACACACTTCTGCTGTAAAAACAAGAGGAATGGTTAAGTTGCTTCCATATGCTGTCACTGAGTATTTCAGCTGGCAGCAGGTtgccattcctgcagctctggccagcATATTTCTAGTACCTCACTGCAAAGCAGTTGTTTAGCAGCAGAGAGgatcttcctgcttttcctggtaTGTGTTTGGGTGTCCTTTGAAGATAAGCAAGAAATCACTTGAGTCTGGGCTCACTGAATAAAAGAATAAAGGTTTCTGTACAAGAGTGTGTTCCTGCTGTTCCCAAGTATATTCAGTCAGACATAACAACTTAGTATCATGCAGTTTATTTATGTTGTTTCTTAATCCCACAAAGCAAGCATACAGAAGAGACTGTGTCTCTGTGGATTCCTTCCACACTGGGAAGGGGGTGATCTCTTAGATTCTAGTTGGAACCAGCTTGGCACAGCCGCAGCAGGACCTCAGAGGTCCTACTGAGGGCGAAATAAACTATGAGACTCACAGACTTCACTGAAAGGAAGGTTGGTCATGAAAGTCATTAGTGCTTGGACTATGCAAGATTGAAAGAACCTAACTTGAGTCTTAGCTTCCTGCAGGCAGTTTGAAACAGAAGTGagcacaattttttttgcttgtagATTGAAGCTGGATCATCTGCAGTTGCTAAAAAGCCCATGGTACACAAGCTGCTTTTCACACAATCTTTTAGCTGTGTTTCAGAGTAGAAAGGTCATTTTATATTTGACATTTAGTAAAGAGTGTGCAAAGCCCAAAGTAACATCTGGCTTTCAAAGAGCACACTGAAAGCAGTCTGTGTGTCACCCATATGGTATATATTTGTTGCTGGTGCCTTCTGAGTGGCTTGTGTAATGACAAGATTCTGTGCTGGGTTTGCCTTTGCTCCCTGAGGATTATTGAGATCTGTCTTTCATTCTCTCCTGTCTCTTGGTAGCATCACTGGAGCATGCCAGGCAATACAGAAACTAACCCGCGTGCGAGTGGTGGACAACAGTGCCTTGGGGAACACGCCCTACCACCGGCCACCAAAGTGTATCCACGTGTATAACAAGACTGGAGTTGGCAAAGTCGGAGATAAGATCCTTCTGGCtatcaaaggagaaaagaagaaggCTTTAATTGTAGGGCACAAGATGCCCGGCCCCACCATGACGCCTAGATTTGATTCCAACAATGTGGTACTCATAGAAGATAATGGAAATCCAATAGGGACTAGAATAAAAACACCAATATCCTGTACAC
This window contains:
- the MRPL14 gene encoding 39S ribosomal protein L14, mitochondrial isoform X1 — encoded protein: MQAGPCQSDRMSVGYQMALLNRRFGLSLTHLSNAVIQRQFSITGACQAIQKLTRVRVVDNSALGNTPYHRPPKCIHVYNKTGVGKVGDKILLAIKGEKKKALIVGHKMPGPTMTPRFDSNNVVLIEDNGNPIGTRIKTPISCTLRRREGEFSKVLAIARNFV
- the MRPL14 gene encoding 39S ribosomal protein L14, mitochondrial isoform X3, which encodes MALLNRRFGLSLTHLSNAVIQRQFSITGACQAIQKLTRVRVVDNSALGNTPYHRPPKCIHVYNKTGVGKVGDKILLAIKGEKKKALIVGHKMPGPTMTPRFDSNNVVLIEDNGNPIGTRIKTPISCTLRRREGEFSKVLAIARNFV
- the MRPL14 gene encoding 39S ribosomal protein L14, mitochondrial isoform X4 — encoded protein: MLRASITGACQAIQKLTRVRVVDNSALGNTPYHRPPKCIHVYNKTGVGKVGDKILLAIKGEKKKALIVGHKMPGPTMTPRFDSNNVVLIEDNGNPIGTRIKTPISCTLRRREGEFSKVLAIARNFV
- the MRPL14 gene encoding 39S ribosomal protein L14, mitochondrial isoform X2; translated protein: MLGFFGVGYQMALLNRRFGLSLTHLSNAVIQRQFSITGACQAIQKLTRVRVVDNSALGNTPYHRPPKCIHVYNKTGVGKVGDKILLAIKGEKKKALIVGHKMPGPTMTPRFDSNNVVLIEDNGNPIGTRIKTPISCTLRRREGEFSKVLAIARNFV